Proteins encoded in a region of the Benincasa hispida cultivar B227 chromosome 2, ASM972705v1, whole genome shotgun sequence genome:
- the LOC120072119 gene encoding uncharacterized mitochondrial protein AtMg00810-like produces MTRCKPINTPIEVHTNLGDSVEGVPINKERYQCLLGKLIYLSHTRLDRSYAVSMVSQFMQAPYEKHIEVGTRILRYLKSAPGKGSMFKKHDKRTIEAYIDSDWAGSVTDRKLTSG; encoded by the coding sequence ATGACTAGATGTAAACCCATTAATACTCCTATTGAAGTCCATACCAACCTAGGAGATTCTGTTGAAGGAGTTccaattaataaagaaaggtatcagTGTCTCTTAGGGAAATTGATTTACTTGTCTCATACCAGATTAGATAGATCTTATGCTGTCAGTATGgtcagtcagtttatgcaagctCCCTACGAGAAGCATATAGAGGTTGGTACTCGAATTCTGAGGTATCTGAAATCTGCTCCGGGGAAAGGCTCAATGTTCAAAAAACATGACAAAAGAACCATCGAGGCTTATATTGACTCAGATTGGGCAGGATCTGTTACAGATCGAAAGTTAACCTCTGGATAA